The Pseudomonas azadiae genome includes a window with the following:
- a CDS encoding ABC transporter permease: MKLMPIILKRQLASYAGTPVTYLSIAIFLTLSVTLGRYISPWPLHNSSDLQVFFQFHPWLYLFLVPVLATQLWSDETNAGFFYLMRTLPITTYEWVIGKFLAAWLVAGIALVLMFPLVITANYLGRADNSVIASQFMASWLLAGSYLSIGCFVCTFVHQRTVIFLLTLGLLLAASGLSTVLDALEHQVPIGLIDRLASISPTLRFSSIDDGKLTLHDTLYFISMILAFLAATTVTLNYKHS, encoded by the coding sequence TTGAAATTAATGCCCATCATTTTAAAGCGTCAACTCGCCAGCTATGCCGGCACACCCGTTACTTACCTGAGCATTGCAATCTTCCTGACACTGTCGGTGACGCTGGGCAGGTACATAAGCCCGTGGCCATTACACAACAGCAGTGACTTGCAGGTATTTTTCCAATTCCATCCCTGGCTATATCTATTTCTGGTTCCTGTCCTGGCGACGCAACTATGGTCGGACGAAACCAATGCAGGCTTTTTCTACCTGATGAGAACCCTGCCCATTACGACCTATGAATGGGTCATCGGAAAATTTCTAGCCGCCTGGCTCGTAGCAGGCATCGCCCTGGTTCTGATGTTTCCTCTGGTCATCACCGCCAACTACTTGGGCCGGGCGGACAACAGCGTTATTGCTTCACAATTTATGGCAAGTTGGCTGCTGGCAGGCAGTTACCTGTCTATCGGTTGCTTTGTTTGCACATTCGTGCATCAGCGTACTGTGATTTTCTTGCTGACCCTGGGTTTGCTATTGGCGGCCAGTGGACTTTCTACGGTATTGGATGCGCTGGAGCACCAAGTTCCAATCGGATTGATCGACAGGCTGGCGTCAATCAGTCCGACGTTGAGATTCAGCAGTATCGATGATGGGAAGCTCACCCTTCACGACACGCTTTACTTCATCAGCATGATCCTCGCCTTTCTCGCTGCGACGACAGTCACGCTCAACTACAAACACAGCTGA
- a CDS encoding ATP-binding cassette domain-containing protein: MIEISNLTKHSGNTTIISDVSFSAHQQECLGLFGQDHSAKTVLLDLIAGSMQPSSGHINIQSVNTHTDALKARQLVGYQLSKDIGHPTMSVKVFLDFIATVRGYHGAEKRARLEQVIARLELFPVLGIPLDALCIGWKRKVAIAQAVLHGPALLLLDEPTEGLAPEHKHALMALIHSLAQEMTVIIASRHCEELAQLCSRALVMAGGRLVADTSLPNLQRDSRHFQAVTLAADNPLDLLALAVLPGVAGIEEHRHAPGTVTVLAMPGHTIYPHINTLIASRRWKINSMNLEPGRLNDVVHHLSKEASL, translated from the coding sequence ATGATCGAAATAAGCAATCTGACAAAACACTCGGGTAACACAACTATAATCAGTGATGTTTCGTTCAGCGCTCATCAACAGGAATGCCTGGGCTTGTTCGGGCAAGATCATTCAGCCAAGACCGTCCTGCTCGATCTAATAGCCGGATCGATGCAACCGTCCAGCGGACATATAAACATCCAGAGCGTCAATACCCACACCGATGCTTTAAAAGCGAGACAACTTGTCGGCTACCAACTGTCGAAGGACATCGGTCATCCAACAATGTCCGTCAAAGTGTTCCTTGACTTCATCGCCACCGTTCGCGGCTACCACGGCGCCGAAAAGCGCGCACGGTTGGAGCAGGTTATCGCACGACTGGAATTGTTCCCGGTGCTCGGTATACCCCTCGATGCGCTCTGCATCGGCTGGAAACGCAAAGTCGCCATTGCCCAGGCTGTCCTGCACGGCCCCGCCCTGTTACTGCTGGATGAGCCAACTGAAGGGCTCGCACCTGAACACAAGCATGCGCTCATGGCACTTATCCATTCATTGGCGCAAGAGATGACCGTGATCATTGCTTCTCGTCACTGTGAAGAACTGGCGCAGCTGTGCTCCCGTGCATTGGTCATGGCAGGCGGTCGCCTGGTGGCCGATACCTCATTGCCAAATCTACAGCGCGATTCGCGTCACTTCCAGGCAGTCACACTTGCTGCGGATAACCCGCTGGACCTGCTGGCACTGGCCGTGCTGCCGGGCGTGGCAGGCATTGAGGAACATCGACACGCACCCGGGACAGTGACCGTTCTCGCCATGCCCGGCCACACCATCTATCCCCATATCAACACGCTGATTGCCAGTCGTCGCTGGAAAATCAACTCGATGAACCTGGAACCGGGTCGTCTGAATGATGTGGTCCACCATCTGAGCAAGGAGGCGTCCCTTTGA
- the greB gene encoding transcription elongation factor GreB, with amino-acid sequence MSTKLITKEGHEALKKELDYLWREKRPDTTRKVTWAASLGDRSENADYQYNKKLLREIDRRVRYLRKRLEDMRVVEYMPEQEGKVFFGAWVDIENEQGETKRFRIVGYDEIYDRMDYISIDSPMARALLRKEVDDEAIVQTPSGEVCWWITGIEYVK; translated from the coding sequence TTGAGTACCAAGCTGATTACCAAAGAAGGTCATGAAGCGCTGAAGAAAGAGCTGGATTATCTGTGGCGCGAAAAGCGCCCGGACACCACGCGTAAAGTGACGTGGGCGGCCTCGCTGGGGGATCGCAGCGAAAACGCCGACTATCAGTACAACAAGAAATTACTGCGCGAGATCGACCGTCGCGTGCGCTACCTGCGCAAGCGCCTGGAAGACATGCGTGTGGTGGAGTACATGCCCGAGCAAGAGGGCAAAGTGTTTTTCGGTGCCTGGGTGGACATCGAAAACGAGCAGGGCGAGACCAAGCGTTTTCGCATCGTTGGCTATGACGAGATCTACGACCGCATGGACTACATCTCCATCGACTCCCCCATGGCCCGAGCGCTGCTGCGCAAGGAAGTCGACGACGAGGCCATTGTGCAGACGCCGAGTGGCGAAGTGTGCTGGTGGATCACCGGAATCGAGTATGTAAAGTGA
- a CDS encoding ABC transporter permease has product MARLPLLRLFSLAMRQLLRDARAGELRVLFFALLVAVAASTAIGYFGARLNGAMLLRATEFLGADLVLEGSSPARPEQIQSGVELGLDHARVVEFSSVIATDNGIQLSSIKAVNEQYPLRGELKSAGAPFGDETPGGGPKPGEAWVEARLLTALDLKVGDSIDVGMKTLRLARVLTYEPDRAGNFYSLTPRVMINLADLDATGVVQPGSRVSYRELWRGPQGSSVLQTYRDLIKPGLAPNQRLQDSRDGNQQIGGALGKAERYLNMASLVAVLLAGVAVALSANRFATRRFDASALLRCLGLSRREAMLLFTLQLTVLGLLASLAGAVLGWLAQFGLFYFLHDLLPADVPPGGLLPAIAGIGTGLVALAGFALPPLAALGRVPPLRVLRRDMLPIPSSTWMVYGAALFALGLIMWRLSLDLVLTFALLGGGVVAALVLGGLLLLLLQSLRRLLARASLPWRLGLGQLLRHPLAAAGQSLAFGLILLSMGLIALLRGELLDTWQNQLPKDAPNYFALNILPADKDAFGARLLELQAQSAPLYPVVPGRLISINGEPVQEIVSKDSSGDRAVQRDLSLTWAADLPPGNMLTAGSWWTQQPTEDLPGVSVEAKVAESLKLKLGDHLVFTIAGENREARVTSLRTINWDNFQPNFFMIFQPGTLQNLPATYLTSFYLAPGHDQQIVDLSRAFPAVTILQVEALLEQLRSILAQVTLAVEYVLLFVLAAGMAVLFSGLQATLDERIRQGALLRALGAERKLLVKARRIEFGLLGAVSGLLAALGTELVTFVLYRYAFDLAWHPHPWLLLLPVIGAVLIGGAGVFGTRRALNASPLTVLREG; this is encoded by the coding sequence ATGGCACGTTTGCCGCTGTTGCGCCTGTTCAGCCTTGCCATGCGCCAATTGCTGCGCGATGCCCGCGCCGGTGAACTGCGCGTGCTGTTCTTCGCCCTGCTGGTGGCCGTGGCCGCCAGCACCGCCATCGGTTATTTCGGTGCCCGCCTCAATGGCGCCATGCTGCTGCGCGCGACTGAGTTCCTGGGTGCCGACCTGGTGCTTGAAGGCAGCTCGCCGGCCCGCCCCGAGCAAATCCAGTCCGGCGTCGAGCTGGGCCTGGATCACGCCCGGGTCGTGGAATTCTCCAGCGTGATTGCCACCGATAACGGCATCCAGCTCTCCAGCATCAAGGCGGTGAACGAGCAGTACCCGCTGCGCGGTGAACTGAAAAGCGCGGGCGCCCCCTTTGGCGATGAAACCCCGGGAGGCGGCCCGAAACCCGGCGAAGCCTGGGTGGAAGCGCGGCTGCTGACGGCCCTGGACCTCAAGGTCGGCGACAGCATCGACGTGGGCATGAAAACCCTGCGCCTGGCGCGCGTGCTCACTTATGAGCCGGATCGCGCCGGCAACTTCTACAGCCTTACGCCCAGGGTGATGATCAACCTGGCGGACCTGGACGCCACTGGCGTGGTCCAGCCAGGCAGCCGCGTCAGCTACCGCGAACTGTGGCGCGGGCCACAAGGCAGCAGCGTGCTGCAAACCTATCGCGACCTGATCAAGCCGGGCCTTGCCCCCAACCAGCGCCTGCAGGATTCACGGGACGGCAACCAGCAGATCGGCGGGGCCCTGGGCAAGGCCGAGCGCTACCTGAACATGGCCAGCCTGGTGGCGGTGCTGCTGGCCGGCGTGGCTGTGGCGCTGTCGGCGAACCGCTTCGCCACCCGGCGCTTCGACGCCAGCGCATTGCTGCGCTGCCTGGGCTTATCACGACGTGAAGCCATGTTGCTGTTCACGCTGCAACTGACTGTACTGGGGCTGCTGGCCAGCCTGGCCGGTGCCGTGCTCGGCTGGCTGGCGCAGTTTGGCCTGTTCTACTTTCTTCATGACCTGCTGCCGGCGGACGTGCCGCCGGGCGGGCTGTTACCGGCGATTGCCGGGATCGGCACCGGGTTGGTCGCTCTCGCCGGTTTCGCCTTGCCACCGCTGGCGGCACTGGGGCGTGTGCCGCCGTTGCGAGTGTTGCGACGCGACATGTTGCCAATCCCTTCCAGCACCTGGATGGTCTATGGCGCGGCGCTGTTCGCCCTGGGCTTGATCATGTGGCGCCTGAGCCTCGACCTGGTGCTGACCTTCGCCTTGCTCGGTGGTGGTGTGGTGGCGGCACTGGTGCTTGGCGGGCTGCTCCTGCTGCTGCTGCAAAGCCTGCGTCGCCTGCTGGCACGCGCCTCACTGCCGTGGCGCCTGGGCCTGGGCCAACTGCTGCGCCACCCGTTGGCGGCGGCCGGTCAATCCCTGGCGTTTGGCCTGATCCTGTTGTCCATGGGCTTGATTGCGCTGTTGCGCGGCGAGTTGCTCGACACCTGGCAGAACCAACTGCCCAAGGACGCGCCCAACTACTTTGCCTTGAATATCCTGCCGGCCGACAAGGACGCCTTTGGCGCCCGCCTGCTGGAGTTGCAGGCTCAGTCCGCGCCGCTCTACCCGGTCGTGCCCGGCCGGTTGATCAGCATCAATGGGGAGCCGGTGCAAGAGATCGTCAGCAAGGATTCCAGCGGCGACCGTGCGGTCCAACGCGACCTGAGCCTGACCTGGGCCGCCGACCTCCCACCGGGCAACATGTTGACCGCGGGTTCGTGGTGGACGCAGCAGCCCACCGAGGACCTGCCTGGGGTTTCGGTGGAGGCCAAGGTCGCGGAAAGCCTCAAGCTCAAGCTCGGCGACCACCTGGTGTTCACCATCGCCGGGGAAAATCGCGAAGCGCGGGTGACCAGCCTGCGGACCATCAACTGGGATAACTTCCAGCCCAACTTCTTCATGATTTTCCAACCGGGCACCTTACAGAATTTGCCGGCGACCTACCTGACCAGCTTCTACCTGGCGCCTGGGCATGACCAGCAAATCGTCGACCTGTCGCGGGCCTTTCCGGCCGTGACCATCCTGCAGGTCGAGGCGCTGCTGGAGCAATTGCGCAGCATCCTCGCCCAAGTGACCCTGGCGGTGGAATACGTGCTGCTGTTTGTCCTGGCGGCGGGCATGGCGGTGCTGTTCTCGGGCCTGCAAGCCACCCTGGACGAACGTATCCGCCAAGGCGCGCTGCTGCGCGCACTGGGCGCCGAACGCAAGCTGCTGGTCAAGGCCAGGCGCATCGAGTTCGGCTTGCTTGGCGCCGTCAGCGGGCTATTGGCGGCACTGGGGACAGAACTGGTGACCTTCGTGCTGTACCGCTACGCGTTTGACCTGGCCTGGCACCCCCACCCCTGGCTACTGCTGCTGCCCGTAATCGGAGCCGTACTGATCGGCGGCGCCGGCGTGTTCGGCACCCGTCGCGCCCTCAACGCCAGCCCGCTGACTGTGTTACGCGAAGGCTAG
- a CDS encoding ABC transporter ATP-binding protein, with protein sequence MGASILTARNLSKVVPSAEGELTILHELSLELNKGDSLAIVGSSGSGKSTLLGLLAGLDLPSSGEVTLAGQALSTLDEDQRARIRAEHVGFVFQSFQLLDSLNALENVMLPLELDGRKDARERARHLLERVGLGQRLTHSPRQLSGGEQQRVAIARAFAAEPDVLFADEPTGNLDSHTGERISDLLFELNQENGTTLVLVTHDERLAHRCRRLIRLEAGLMVAPLEP encoded by the coding sequence ATGGGCGCAAGCATTCTCACCGCGCGAAACCTTAGCAAAGTGGTTCCCAGCGCGGAAGGTGAACTGACTATCCTGCACGAACTGAGCCTGGAACTGAACAAGGGCGATAGCCTGGCTATCGTCGGCAGTTCCGGTTCCGGCAAATCCACCCTCCTGGGCCTGCTGGCCGGTCTCGACCTGCCCAGCAGCGGTGAAGTCACCCTCGCCGGCCAGGCCCTGAGCACCCTCGACGAAGACCAGCGCGCGCGCATCCGCGCCGAACACGTAGGCTTTGTATTCCAGTCGTTCCAACTGCTCGACAGCCTCAACGCCTTGGAAAACGTGATGTTGCCGCTGGAGCTTGATGGCCGCAAGGACGCCCGCGAGCGAGCCCGGCACCTGCTCGAACGCGTAGGCCTGGGCCAGCGCCTGACCCACTCCCCGCGCCAACTCTCCGGTGGCGAGCAACAACGGGTGGCGATTGCCCGCGCCTTTGCCGCCGAGCCGGACGTGCTGTTTGCCGATGAACCCACCGGCAACCTCGACAGCCACACCGGCGAGCGCATCAGCGACCTGCTGTTCGAACTCAACCAAGAAAACGGCACGACCCTGGTGCTGGTCACCCACGACGAGCGCCTGGCCCACCGTTGCCGACGCCTGATCCGCCTTGAAGCCGGCCTGATGGTCGCGCCCCTGGAGCCTTGA
- a CDS encoding arylesterase — MRMWFLSAGLALMCMAQNAAAGTVLIVGDSISAGFGLDTRKGWVALLEQRLKQEGFDDRVVNASISGDTSAGGLARLPAALAEHKPEVVIIELGGNDGLRGQPPAQLKQNLASMIDQSKAGGAKVLLLGMQLPPNYGPRYTSAFAEVFGALAKEKNVPLVPFFLEGVGGHPDMMQADQLHPAVGAQGKLLENVWPTLKPLL, encoded by the coding sequence ATGCGAATGTGGTTTTTGAGTGCTGGCCTGGCCTTGATGTGCATGGCCCAGAACGCAGCGGCGGGTACAGTCCTGATCGTTGGCGATAGTATCAGTGCCGGTTTCGGCCTGGATACCCGTAAAGGGTGGGTCGCCTTGCTGGAGCAACGGCTCAAGCAGGAAGGTTTCGACGATAGAGTGGTGAATGCGTCCATCAGCGGCGACACCAGTGCCGGAGGCCTCGCGCGGCTGCCGGCGGCGCTTGCAGAGCATAAGCCGGAGGTCGTGATCATCGAGTTGGGCGGCAATGACGGCTTGCGCGGGCAGCCGCCTGCGCAATTGAAACAAAATCTTGCGTCGATGATTGACCAGTCCAAGGCCGGTGGCGCCAAGGTGTTGCTGTTGGGCATGCAGTTGCCGCCCAATTACGGCCCGCGATACACCTCGGCATTTGCCGAAGTCTTTGGTGCATTGGCCAAGGAAAAAAACGTCCCGCTGGTGCCGTTTTTCCTGGAGGGCGTGGGCGGGCATCCCGACATGATGCAGGCCGATCAACTGCACCCGGCGGTCGGCGCCCAGGGCAAGTTGCTGGAAAATGTCTGGCCGACGCTCAAACCGCTGCTTTGA
- a CDS encoding L,D-transpeptidase family protein, whose translation MLSRLSVVTCCLSLAALCAAGSASALQLPLPPPGEDIVGQVQVIKAKYEDTFADLGTTYDLGYSEMVAANPGVDAWLPGAGTDIVLPTRFILPPGPREGIVINLAEYRLYYYPKGQNVVYTFPLGIGREGWGSPIAHTSIIAKTPNPTWTPPASIKAEHAANGDPLPNVVPAGPDNPLGPFKFTLGTPGYLIHGSNAKFGIGTRTSHGCFRMFNNNVLEMASMVPVGTSVRIINDAYKFGSSGGKVYLEAHTPLNDDGTPSVVDKHTAVINALLKREDLANQLRVNWDQVRDVVAAEDGLPTEIGVPGAASVAASVPLDPL comes from the coding sequence ATGTTGTCGCGCCTTTCCGTCGTCACCTGCTGCCTGTCTCTCGCTGCACTCTGTGCGGCCGGTTCCGCATCAGCCCTGCAGTTGCCCTTGCCGCCACCGGGTGAAGACATCGTCGGCCAGGTCCAGGTGATCAAGGCCAAGTACGAAGATACCTTTGCCGACCTGGGCACCACCTATGACCTGGGGTATTCGGAGATGGTCGCGGCCAACCCGGGCGTGGATGCCTGGCTGCCGGGGGCGGGCACCGACATCGTGCTGCCGACGCGTTTCATCCTGCCGCCGGGGCCCCGCGAAGGCATCGTGATCAACCTGGCGGAATACCGGCTTTACTACTACCCCAAGGGCCAGAACGTGGTCTACACGTTCCCGTTGGGGATCGGTCGTGAAGGCTGGGGCTCGCCTATTGCCCACACCAGCATTATCGCCAAGACACCCAACCCGACGTGGACCCCGCCCGCCTCGATCAAGGCTGAGCACGCCGCCAACGGCGATCCGCTGCCCAATGTGGTGCCCGCCGGCCCCGACAACCCGTTGGGCCCGTTCAAGTTCACCCTGGGGACGCCGGGTTACCTGATCCACGGTTCCAATGCGAAGTTCGGCATCGGCACGCGTACCAGCCACGGCTGCTTCCGCATGTTCAACAATAACGTGCTGGAGATGGCCAGCATGGTGCCGGTGGGCACGTCGGTGCGCATCATCAACGACGCCTACAAGTTCGGCAGCAGCGGCGGCAAGGTTTACCTGGAAGCGCATACGCCGTTAAATGATGACGGCACGCCGTCGGTGGTCGATAAGCACACGGCGGTGATCAACGCCTTGCTCAAACGTGAAGACCTGGCCAACCAATTGCGGGTTAACTGGGACCAGGTACGTGACGTGGTCGCGGCGGAAGACGGGCTGCCGACGGAAATCGGCGTGCCCGGCGCAGCCTCGGTAGCCGCAAGCGTACCTCTGGATCCCCTGTAG
- the oprI gene encoding outer membrane lipoprotei OprI, whose amino-acid sequence MNNVLKFSALALAAVLATGCSSVSKETEARLTATEDAAARSQARADEAYRKADEALAAAQKAQQTADEANERALRMLEKASRK is encoded by the coding sequence ATGAACAACGTTCTGAAATTCTCTGCACTGGCTCTGGCCGCAGTTCTGGCCACCGGTTGCAGCAGCGTCTCCAAAGAAACCGAAGCACGTCTGACTGCAACTGAAGACGCAGCAGCTCGCTCCCAGGCTCGTGCAGACGAAGCCTACCGTAAAGCTGATGAAGCGCTGGCTGCTGCTCAAAAAGCACAACAGACTGCTGACGAAGCTAACGAGCGCGCCCTGCGTATGCTTGAAAAAGCTAGCCGCAAGTAA
- a CDS encoding GNAT family N-acetyltransferase, giving the protein MSEALSIHHDQAGHQFETNVDGHRAYLTYMDLGKQTLDIYRTFVPNALRGRGIAAALTEEALKFAEESGYTVIPSCSYVERYMERHQRHAAKL; this is encoded by the coding sequence ATGAGCGAGGCGTTGTCCATCCACCATGACCAGGCTGGTCATCAGTTCGAGACCAATGTGGACGGTCATCGTGCCTATCTGACCTACATGGACCTCGGCAAACAGACCCTGGATATCTATCGTACCTTCGTGCCCAACGCACTGCGGGGTCGTGGTATCGCGGCGGCATTGACCGAAGAGGCCCTTAAATTCGCCGAAGAGTCAGGCTACACGGTGATCCCGTCCTGCTCCTACGTCGAACGCTACATGGAGCGCCACCAGCGCCATGCCGCGAAGCTGTAA